Genomic segment of Corynebacterium appendicis CIP 107643:
GGCCGCGTTGATCGCGTCGGTGTCCATGAACGAGGCGTACAGGTCGCTCGCGAGGCCGTCGCCTTCCTTGACTAGTTCGTGCACATCTTCCTCGGCGCGGTCGCGCAGGCCGTGGAAGGTGCCGTCCACACCGCGGTCGTCGGGGATGACGTGGCTTTCCAGCCAGGGTCCGTTAACAATTCGGTAAAGGTCCTTCATAGGACCCCACTGTAGTGAAAGGCCGGGAACCGATCGTCCGGTTCCCGGCCCCTCATCCGTGTCGGCGCGCCCTAGTCCTTGTTCTCGTTCGGGTCGCGGATCTTCATGTCGGACTGCTTCCACCAGCCGGAGCGGGTGATCTGCTCGTGGTAGATGTCAGCCTCGGCAGGCGCCTCGCCCCTCGAGTTGGTGCGCAGCACATAGCGGTAGGCCGAACCCCAGTCGCGGTGCCAGTCCTGGTCCAGGTAGCCCGGCATCTCGTAGGCGGAGTTCACGGCCTCGGCGGTGGACATCGCACCGCCGCCCATGAAGTCCTGGAACCCGCTGAGCTGCTCCTTGCCCGGTGCGTCCGGCGCGATGCGGAACTGCGGGATCTCCGTGACACCGGCGTAGTGGTTGAACGTGCGGTGGCACGGGAACTGCAGAGCGACCGGCCAGTCGAGCAGGCCCGGGGTGTCGGAGTCGAAGACATCGGTGATGTGCTCCAACTTCGGGTTGCGCAGCGGGGTCAAGGCCATCCACTCGTACGGGTCGAGGTTGATGTCCGCGCCCACCAGGCGCACGACATTGGCGCCCTCCGGCAGGTCGGAGATGGGGTAGCGCAGGTTGCGCCACTTCACGCTCGGGCCCGGATCCATCATCTCCACCTCGCCGATGTCGGTGACGGACCCGCCCGAGTTGCGGGTGCCGTACTCGAGCTTGAGGGTCTGGCCTTCCTTCTCTTCGCCGTTGATGTCGTGGTGCTCCAGGCGTCCGGCGACGGAGGCGACCAGCAGCGGTGCTTCCTCGGTGGCTTCGGGCAGCTCGAACCAGCTGGTGGTGATCTCGGAGGAGGTCTGCGCTTCCTCGTCGAAAGTGCCCAGCACCGGGATGCGGTTGTAATCGAGGTTGAACGGCAGGCGCACCGTCGAGCCGTTGATGCCGATCTCGTCTGCGGAGCGGTTGCCCTGGGTGCCGGCGCGGCTGGTGGACTGGACGGTGTCGGAGGTGACGTCGTCGCCCTTCGTGTTAGAGCCGGTGGCGGTGTCGGTTCCAGTGCCAGTACTGGAACCGGTGCCGGAGTCGCCGGAATCGGAGTTCGCGGAGTTGGCGGCGTTCGCGGCCGTGCCTGCACCGGTATCCGCGTTGGCGGCCGGGTCGTTGCCTATGGCGCCGACGCTCGCCGAACCCTCATTGGCCGAGTCGATGTAGGCCGGCACGCCCTCCGGGTGGAAGCCGCGGACGGTGCCGGACTCGAGCGAGTTGCCGAGCGGGACGCCGTCGACGGGGGTGAGGAAGGAGTCGTTGGTGTTGGTCTCTAGCAGCACGTCGCTGCTGAGCTGGCAGGTGTCGCCCTTTAGAGAGCGGACATTGCCCATTCCCACGGAGTAGGCGGGCGCCTGGTCCACGAAGGACTTCACGAAGGTCAGGCAGGAAAACGCGACGATGAGGATGGAGGCCACAGCGATCGGCGCGGTCATAGCGGTGCGGAAGCGCGAGCCTTCGGCGGCCTGGGCTGCTTTGAATTTGCGCAGCGTGCCCGCCTGGTCAGCCTCAGCGCGGCGCTGGTTGTAGCGCAGCGACTGGACCACGCCGACCACGACGGTGATAAGGCACAGCGCCAGCATGACGCTGCTTGCCTGGACGCCCTTGAGAGAGACGGGCTTGTCCCACCACGGCACAGCGAAGGAGGAGACGTACCACCAGGCGTTCCAGCCGGCGAGCGAGAGCGCCATGAGGAACATTACCGCGGCGAGCGCGAAGGTGCGGGCGCGCGCGGACTGCGCCGCGATCTGCGCCAGCACCACCGCGCCGAGAGCGGCCGCGGCACCGGCGAGACCGGCGTAGATGCCGAAGTGGTGGGTCCACTTCGTCGGGGTGAACATGAGGAAGAACATGGACAGCCCGAAGATCGCGAGCATGCGCTTCGTCGGGTCCTTCTCCGCGCCGTGCACGTTGCCGAAGCGGGACATGCTCCAAAGCACCAGGCCCAGGCAGAACAGCAGCGCGAACATTGCGTATCGACGAGTCAGCGACCCGTCCACCGCCGCCTCGAAGAGAGTGGAGTAGCGGACGTACTCGTTGAACCACTCGAGTGCGGGGCCGACCTCGGCACGCACAGAGGTAGCTTCCAGCACCGCGGCCAGGGTCTGGTCGTGGAAGACCGGGATCATCACTGCGAAGCCGAGGCCGAGGAACGGCAGGACGAATGCGCCCGGGGGAGCGATCACGGTGCGCTCGCGCACGATGCGCAGCAGGTGCGGCAGGCACACGATGAACACGCCCACGGCGGTCAGGCCCGTCGGCCCGCACGCCAGGGTGAAAGCGGCGATGATGGTGCCCAACGCGGCGGGCAACAGGCGCCGGGAGGCGATGGCACTCTCAAACGACGCCCACGTGACAATCGTGCCGAGCGCGATGATCGGTTCCGGGCGCAGACCGTTGTCGTACGGCATCCAGAACGCCAGGAACATGAACGCGGCCGTCCAGTACGCCACGCGCCGGGAGGCGATGGCGGTGCCCAGCCGCGGCAGGATCTCGCGCGAGAGCACCCACCAGATAGCGATGCCGGACAGCAGCGTCGGAAGACGCATCCACGCCGAGGCGGTGCTGACCTGCGCCAGCAGCGACAGAAGGTTGTAGAACGGCGCGCCGAAGGGCGACTCGGGCACGCCGTACCAGCGGTAGTAATTGGCCATGTAGTCCGAGTCGTTGGCCACGCGCGCCATGGTGAGCAAGAAGCCGTCGTCGGAGGTGTTCGCGCCGAAGAAGTGCCAGAACAGCAGAAGACCGACGACCACTGCGTCGAGAGGCTTGAAGGTGCGCCATTCCGGGCGCAGCGGGCGCAGGCGCCGACCATCGAGCAGGTCGAGGCGGGCCAGGGACCACAGGGCCACAATCGCGGACAGGGTGCCGCCGATCATGGCCACCCACTTCACCGCGGTGGGCTCAGAGGTGAAGCGGGAGTTGATGTCGACGTGGGCGGTGAGGCCGGCGCCGATAAGCGCTTGCGCCTGCTCTTCCGACAGCTCGCTGTAGATGCCCGTGAGCTGCGGGCGCATGTCCTCGTCTGTCTCTTCGGAGAAGTCCGTGCCAGGGACCTCGACTGTCACGCCGTCGCCCGTCGCGGTCAGGTGCAGCGCCGCGTCGTTCGCCTTGCGAGCCTTGTCCATCTCGGCGGGCGTGAGCTCGAAAATGACCTCGTTGAGCGAGGAGACCGTGATCCCGCCGTCCTCCGGCGCGGTGATGAATAGGCCGCGGTCGAGCGCCTCCGTCGAATCCGGCGGCAGCGTCGACAGCACGTTGGTCTGGCCCTCGTTGAGCGAATCCGTCACGCTCAGCGGGATGGTCATGTCCATCGATTCCGGCGCCAGCGAGATCAGCGGCGCGTTGACGGAGTTGAGAGACCCGTTCTGCGGCCAGTCGAACGATGACTGCGTCTGGTTGACCGGCAGCAGCGGCGTGAGCACGAAAAACAGGAATGCCAGAATGCCGGAGAGCATCGCCGTGCGTTTCAGCCAGCGCGGGCTGCGTTGCATCGTGGCTTCGACGCGCGTGCTCCCGTCGTTGCCCGCGGCGGGCGCATCTTGCCTCGTACTCTCGTTGTTCGCCTGGTTCACCTTGCTCACCTCGTTCACGGCGGGTGATTCTACTTTCTGCTTGTCGCTGTTCGTCACTTGTTGCGGACCACCACCACGAACGGGCCGAATTGCTCCGTGGTCCAATCAGCGGAATCAAAGGCCTCCGGGTTGAAGAACAGTGCCTCGTAGTGGACATTCGGCTGGCTGGGGAAGATGTCGTGGGCGATGTGCGTCTTCCACGGCTCGTCCGGGTCGGTCTCGCTGCCGCGCAGGAGGAAGACCTCGGGGGCGCGCCAACGGTCGTTTGCCTTATCGACGGCCGCCGTAAACTCCGCCGGATCTGCCAGCTCGTCGAAGGAGCCGCGGGCCCATGAGGCGATCTGTTCGTTGCGGGCGTCGAACTCCCCGAGCGGGTTGGCGTAGTGGCTGGTGAAGGCGTTGAACCCGTGGTACGGGTGGTAGGCCATGAAGTTGATCTCGTCGGTGAGCATCACGGTGTCGGCAGGGGTGTAACCCTGTTGCTGGATGAAGTCGTGGATCTGGATGTAGTAGCGCCCAACATCGGATTCACGCAGGTCGGCCCGCTCACCGTTGCCGTCGGTGCTGGTGTAGGCCTCGTCGATGAAGCTCTCGTTCTCGTCCGGGATCTGCTGGACGTAGGCCAGCGTAGCGGCGCCCAAGAGGACGACGAAGACGGCGGTGACGATGCGGTTGACGCGTTCGCTGAGCCCGTCGGGGTAGAGCAGGTCCACGCCGACGAG
This window contains:
- a CDS encoding arabinosyltransferase domain-containing protein, which codes for MQRSPRWLKRTAMLSGILAFLFFVLTPLLPVNQTQSSFDWPQNGSLNSVNAPLISLAPESMDMTIPLSVTDSLNEGQTNVLSTLPPDSTEALDRGLFITAPEDGGITVSSLNEVIFELTPAEMDKARKANDAALHLTATGDGVTVEVPGTDFSEETDEDMRPQLTGIYSELSEEQAQALIGAGLTAHVDINSRFTSEPTAVKWVAMIGGTLSAIVALWSLARLDLLDGRRLRPLRPEWRTFKPLDAVVVGLLLFWHFFGANTSDDGFLLTMARVANDSDYMANYYRWYGVPESPFGAPFYNLLSLLAQVSTASAWMRLPTLLSGIAIWWVLSREILPRLGTAIASRRVAYWTAAFMFLAFWMPYDNGLRPEPIIALGTIVTWASFESAIASRRLLPAALGTIIAAFTLACGPTGLTAVGVFIVCLPHLLRIVRERTVIAPPGAFVLPFLGLGFAVMIPVFHDQTLAAVLEATSVRAEVGPALEWFNEYVRYSTLFEAAVDGSLTRRYAMFALLFCLGLVLWSMSRFGNVHGAEKDPTKRMLAIFGLSMFFLMFTPTKWTHHFGIYAGLAGAAAALGAVVLAQIAAQSARARTFALAAVMFLMALSLAGWNAWWYVSSFAVPWWDKPVSLKGVQASSVMLALCLITVVVGVVQSLRYNQRRAEADQAGTLRKFKAAQAAEGSRFRTAMTAPIAVASILIVAFSCLTFVKSFVDQAPAYSVGMGNVRSLKGDTCQLSSDVLLETNTNDSFLTPVDGVPLGNSLESGTVRGFHPEGVPAYIDSANEGSASVGAIGNDPAANADTGAGTAANAANSANSDSGDSGTGSSTGTGTDTATGSNTKGDDVTSDTVQSTSRAGTQGNRSADEIGINGSTVRLPFNLDYNRIPVLGTFDEEAQTSSEITTSWFELPEATEEAPLLVASVAGRLEHHDINGEEKEGQTLKLEYGTRNSGGSVTDIGEVEMMDPGPSVKWRNLRYPISDLPEGANVVRLVGADINLDPYEWMALTPLRNPKLEHITDVFDSDTPGLLDWPVALQFPCHRTFNHYAGVTEIPQFRIAPDAPGKEQLSGFQDFMGGGAMSTAEAVNSAYEMPGYLDQDWHRDWGSAYRYVLRTNSRGEAPAEADIYHEQITRSGWWKQSDMKIRDPNENKD